One region of Bacillus pumilus genomic DNA includes:
- the thiL gene encoding thiamine-phosphate kinase yields MDEFDLIRRITPKETHQRSLVMGIGDDASVYQPHSHCEEVVCVDTMVEHVHFRFDFSTPFEIGFKALAVNVSDIAAMGGIPKYYLVSIAIPPHGDETIVSALYEGMRALADTYHMDLIGGDTVATRSDFVITVTVIGEVPKGKACYRHSAQTGDVVFVTGELGSSAAGLSLLMNEVAPPKAVDTAFFLERHKKPQPHIAAGLICSSFPRVTLNDVSDGIASELNEIAEASRVTIEIEANKLPVHPNLPVLRKDWLEWVLFGGEDFVLTGTISEADWDSFEMQCRKKDIQVKRIGQVKGDQAASVLLKDNEQQTMLMKKGYNHFKK; encoded by the coding sequence ATGGATGAATTTGATCTTATTCGCCGAATTACACCAAAAGAAACACATCAGCGTTCTTTGGTTATGGGCATCGGTGATGATGCAAGTGTTTATCAACCTCATTCACATTGTGAAGAGGTCGTTTGTGTTGATACAATGGTGGAGCATGTTCATTTTCGCTTTGATTTTTCCACACCTTTTGAGATTGGCTTTAAAGCACTAGCGGTCAATGTCAGTGATATCGCCGCAATGGGAGGAATCCCAAAGTATTATCTTGTATCAATTGCGATCCCGCCTCATGGTGATGAGACGATCGTTTCAGCTCTTTACGAGGGAATGAGAGCATTGGCTGATACTTATCATATGGATTTGATTGGTGGAGATACGGTTGCCACTCGCAGTGACTTTGTCATTACAGTGACGGTCATTGGCGAGGTACCAAAGGGGAAAGCTTGTTATCGTCACAGTGCTCAGACAGGAGACGTCGTCTTTGTCACAGGTGAGCTTGGTTCATCAGCTGCTGGCTTATCACTTTTAATGAACGAAGTAGCCCCTCCCAAGGCAGTCGACACAGCCTTTTTTCTTGAGCGTCATAAAAAGCCTCAGCCTCACATTGCTGCTGGCCTCATTTGCTCAAGTTTCCCTCGGGTCACTTTGAATGATGTGAGTGATGGAATAGCGAGTGAGCTGAATGAGATAGCCGAAGCGAGTCGTGTGACGATAGAGATAGAAGCAAACAAGCTCCCTGTACATCCAAATTTACCAGTGCTGCGTAAAGACTGGCTGGAATGGGTGTTATTTGGCGGGGAAGACTTTGTATTAACTGGTACAATTTCAGAGGCTGATTGGGATAGCTTTGAAATGCAATGTAGAAAAAAAGACATTCAAGTCAAACGCATTGGACAAGTCAAAGGTGATCAAGCAGCAAGCGTTCTATTAAAAGACAATGAACAGCAAACAATGTTAATGAAAAAAGGATATAATCATTTTAAGAAATGA
- the tsaE gene encoding tRNA (adenosine(37)-N6)-threonylcarbamoyltransferase complex ATPase subunit type 1 TsaE, with protein sequence MKLTWTTKGADETKRIAAALAKLVMPGDVLTLEGDLGAGKTTFSKGFAGGLGITRIVNSPTFTIIKEYTDGRLPLYHMDVYRMEDAEEDIGLEEYFEGEGVCLVEWAHLIGPQLPSSYLKIEMLRTEREEERHLTFSAKGERYETLCKEMKEFDHTGN encoded by the coding sequence GTGAAATTAACGTGGACGACAAAAGGTGCGGATGAGACGAAACGAATTGCCGCTGCATTGGCCAAACTTGTGATGCCAGGCGATGTTTTGACATTAGAAGGAGATTTAGGCGCAGGCAAAACGACTTTTTCAAAAGGTTTTGCAGGAGGCTTAGGGATTACCCGTATCGTCAACAGCCCTACCTTTACGATTATTAAAGAATATACCGATGGCAGACTGCCACTTTATCATATGGATGTGTACCGCATGGAAGATGCGGAAGAAGATATCGGGCTCGAAGAATATTTTGAGGGCGAAGGTGTATGCTTGGTTGAGTGGGCACATCTCATTGGACCTCAATTGCCTTCCTCCTACTTGAAAATAGAAATGCTAAGAACAGAACGTGAAGAAGAACGTCATCTCACGTTTAGTGCAAAAGGGGAACGCTATGAGACCCTTTGTAAGGAGATGAAAGAATTTGACCATACTGGCAATTGA